A window of Caloramator mitchellensis contains these coding sequences:
- a CDS encoding DUF2089 domain-containing protein, with amino-acid sequence MGYKVITRCPICDNKLNVTQLNCKKCGTKIENDFEFSNLVCLTKEQLNFVEVFIKCRGNIKDVEKELSISYPTVRAKLDEVIQSLGYSTRSKTESDKDVLDMLEKGEITPDEAIKMLKNE; translated from the coding sequence ATGGGATATAAAGTAATTACACGCTGCCCGATTTGCGATAATAAGCTGAATGTTACTCAACTTAACTGCAAAAAATGCGGGACAAAAATAGAAAACGACTTTGAATTTTCCAATCTTGTATGCCTGACTAAAGAACAGTTAAATTTCGTTGAAGTATTCATAAAGTGCCGCGGAAACATAAAGGATGTTGAAAAGGAGCTTTCCATCTCATACCCAACGGTAAGAGCCAAACTTGATGAAGTTATTCAGTCGCTCGGTTACTCAACAAGGTCAAAGACAGAAAGCGATAAGGACGTATTGGATATGCTTGAAAAGGGTGAAATAACACCCGATGAAGCAATAAAGATGTTAAAAAACGAATAA
- a CDS encoding SHOCT-like domain-containing protein yields the protein MKEEISRILRMMEEGKIGSEKATELIEALYKKEEKVMVSYDEKALKVKVLSQQGDNVNVNIPVKVAKAFLKATGKIPIPMGEHQYANFDMNAILEALESGLEGKFVEVKSANGDIVEVCIE from the coding sequence GTGAAGGAAGAAATCTCAAGAATTTTAAGGATGATGGAGGAGGGAAAAATAGGCTCAGAGAAGGCTACTGAGCTAATCGAGGCTCTCTACAAAAAGGAAGAAAAGGTTATGGTAAGTTATGATGAAAAGGCACTAAAGGTTAAGGTTCTTTCACAGCAGGGAGACAATGTAAATGTAAACATTCCTGTAAAAGTTGCAAAGGCATTTTTAAAGGCTACTGGTAAGATTCCAATCCCAATGGGAGAGCACCAATACGCAAACTTTGATATGAACGCTATACTTGAAGCCCTTGAAAGTGGTTTAGAAGGCAAATTCGTTGAAGTTAAAAGCGCAAATGGCGATATAGTAGAAGTCTGCATTGAATAA
- a CDS encoding NCS2 family permease, translated as MEKTSKKNQSFLESIFHLREAGTDAKTEILAGITTFITMAYIIFVNPNILKFAGMNKIGALGDAAVNFNAINDPVVASVFAATAISAALGTFIMALYANVPFAQAPGMGLNAFFTYSVCLNLGYTWQQALAAVFISGFLFIVITVTSLREKIVDALPKNLKLAISGGIGLFIALIGLKNGSIIVDNPATLVGFGSFTDKRALLTLIGIIITAILMAKRVKGSILIGIIATTIIGIPMGITNLTGVQILSAPPSLAPTFMKADFAGLLGIGGAGVIGAISSVIMVVISFSLVDMFDTIGTLVGTAQKANMLDKNGKMKNMNKALLADAVATTAGALLGTSTVTTYVESTAGISEGGKTGLTSFTVGVLFLLSLFFGGLVGVVPSEATAPALVIVGVLMMTAVKNIDFDDFTEALPAFFTIAIMPFSYSIANGIAAGIIFYPIMKIVTGRQKEVHPILYILAVLFILRFTMFPH; from the coding sequence ATGGAAAAAACAAGTAAGAAAAACCAATCGTTTTTAGAAAGTATATTTCATTTAAGAGAGGCTGGCACTGATGCTAAAACTGAGATTTTAGCAGGTATTACAACTTTTATTACAATGGCATACATCATATTTGTAAATCCAAACATACTAAAATTTGCAGGAATGAATAAAATAGGAGCGCTTGGAGATGCTGCAGTAAATTTCAATGCAATAAATGACCCGGTCGTTGCATCGGTATTCGCGGCAACAGCAATTTCAGCGGCTTTAGGAACGTTTATAATGGCACTTTACGCAAATGTTCCATTTGCTCAGGCACCAGGTATGGGGCTTAATGCCTTTTTTACTTATAGCGTATGTTTAAACCTTGGATATACATGGCAGCAGGCACTTGCAGCCGTATTTATATCAGGATTCTTATTTATAGTTATAACTGTAACTTCTTTAAGAGAAAAGATAGTCGATGCACTCCCTAAAAATTTAAAACTCGCAATATCAGGCGGAATAGGTCTTTTTATTGCGTTAATTGGTCTTAAGAATGGAAGCATAATAGTTGATAACCCTGCTACATTGGTTGGGTTTGGCAGCTTTACTGATAAAAGAGCATTATTGACGTTGATTGGAATTATAATAACAGCAATCTTAATGGCAAAGAGAGTTAAAGGCTCGATACTTATTGGAATTATAGCAACAACTATAATAGGAATCCCTATGGGGATAACTAATTTAACTGGAGTTCAAATATTAAGCGCACCACCATCACTTGCTCCTACTTTTATGAAGGCTGACTTTGCAGGGCTTTTAGGAATCGGCGGAGCAGGAGTTATAGGGGCAATAAGCAGCGTTATTATGGTTGTAATATCCTTCAGTTTAGTAGATATGTTTGATACGATAGGAACACTTGTAGGGACAGCACAAAAGGCAAATATGCTTGATAAGAACGGAAAAATGAAGAACATGAATAAGGCTCTTTTAGCAGATGCAGTAGCAACGACAGCCGGAGCACTCCTTGGAACAAGCACAGTTACTACCTATGTTGAATCAACTGCAGGTATTTCAGAGGGTGGTAAGACAGGTCTTACATCATTCACCGTTGGGGTCCTATTTTTATTATCACTTTTCTTTGGAGGACTTGTTGGAGTTGTTCCATCTGAGGCAACAGCACCAGCCCTTGTAATCGTTGGCGTTTTAATGATGACTGCAGTTAAGAATATAGATTTTGATGATTTTACAGAAGCGCTTCCTGCATTCTTTACAATTGCGATAATGCCATTCAGCTACAGCATAGCAAATGGAATTGCAGCAGGAATAATATTCTATCCGATAATGAAGATAGTAACAGGAAGACAAAAAGAAGTTCATCCAATACTTTATATACTTGCTGTTCTATTTATATTAAGATTTACTATGTTCCCCCATTAG
- the dinB gene encoding DNA polymerase IV — MRTILHVDLNAFYASVEQAKNPELKGKPTAVGGDKDKRNGIILTASYEARKYGIKTGMTIGEALNLCPFLILVRPKFRNYVEYSDRVMDILKSFTPDVEIFSIDEAWLDVTGCERLFGDGVTIANKIRERIKKELDITASVGVSYCKLMAKMASDLRKPDATNVVMQDDVKRIIWPLPIQDLFGVGRRLKKRFNDIGIFTIGDLANTPLILVENKFGKIGRYLWHFANGIDNSKVTAHGRGVKGIGNSITTSRNVLTFDEASEVLMALSESVGKRLREHEFEASVVEIVIRYSDFSTIVRQRKLKFYTDLTKEIHKEALKLFEEHWNGSPLRLLGVRVTGLRPVEGFRQISIFDDKLRAKYEKIDKCVDTIREKFGYSSVVRGSLLINQSHKNIKIVSDEEWVPMNPFNKGGGQI, encoded by the coding sequence GTGAGAACAATACTTCATGTTGATTTAAATGCGTTTTATGCATCTGTTGAGCAGGCTAAAAATCCAGAACTTAAGGGAAAGCCAACTGCAGTTGGTGGAGATAAGGATAAAAGAAACGGAATAATTTTAACAGCCTCCTATGAAGCAAGAAAATATGGGATTAAAACAGGCATGACTATTGGAGAGGCTCTAAACCTATGTCCTTTTCTTATTCTTGTCAGGCCAAAATTTAGAAATTATGTTGAGTATTCTGACAGGGTGATGGACATTTTAAAGAGCTTTACTCCTGATGTTGAAATTTTCAGCATAGATGAAGCCTGGCTTGATGTTACAGGGTGCGAGAGGCTTTTTGGAGATGGAGTAACGATTGCTAACAAAATAAGGGAGAGGATAAAAAAAGAACTTGATATTACTGCGAGCGTTGGGGTATCATACTGCAAATTAATGGCAAAGATGGCTTCAGACCTTAGAAAGCCTGATGCAACAAATGTGGTTATGCAAGATGATGTAAAGAGAATAATTTGGCCTTTACCCATTCAGGACCTCTTTGGAGTTGGAAGAAGACTAAAAAAAAGATTTAATGACATAGGCATCTTTACGATAGGCGACTTAGCAAATACTCCTTTAATACTTGTGGAAAATAAGTTCGGTAAGATTGGAAGATACCTTTGGCACTTTGCAAACGGTATAGATAACTCAAAGGTAACTGCCCATGGCAGAGGAGTAAAGGGTATCGGTAACTCCATAACCACATCAAGAAATGTATTGACATTTGATGAAGCCTCTGAGGTTTTGATGGCTCTTTCGGAGAGCGTGGGTAAAAGGCTAAGGGAACACGAATTTGAAGCAAGTGTTGTTGAAATAGTAATAAGATATTCAGATTTTTCAACAATAGTGAGACAGAGAAAATTAAAATTTTATACTGATTTGACTAAAGAAATACATAAAGAGGCATTGAAATTATTTGAAGAACATTGGAATGGAAGTCCATTAAGGCTCCTAGGAGTTAGGGTAACAGGATTAAGGCCGGTTGAGGGCTTCAGACAAATAAGTATATTTGATGATAAGTTGAGGGCAAAATACGAAAAAATAGATAAATGTGTGGATACTATTAGAGAAAAATTTGGATATTCTTCAGTGGTAAGAGGAAGTCTTCTTATAAATCAGAGCCATAAGAATATCAAAATAGTTTCGGATGAGGAGTGGGTGCCTATGAATCCATTTAATAAAGGCGGTGGTCAAATATGA
- a CDS encoding transglutaminase domain-containing protein: MKKKVLILLLIFTCLLNINISAASNTYYNKYYNILKDGLLHKKTTIRLSGYDYSKFDLNGTVKGIMTKYKNAKYIVSEIRYVKKSRTLSYVYVKYKPAGYIANNKTELESILLNLIRTKTPTASIKINNYNSSYNFKDIVHSIDLSNSRYFLNGFSYKLYQLKTIPNQVIVDFSFKYIDLYGYKTPEAKYYNILKDGLLHKKTTIRLSGYDYSKFDLNGTVKGIMTKYKNAKYIVSEIRYVKKSRTLSYVYVKYKPAGYIANNKTELESILLNLIRTKTPTASIKINNYNSSYNFKDIVHSIDLSSSRYFLNGFSYKLYQLKTIPNQVIVDFSFKYVDLYEYKNPEARQIAKNKEELYAVIKDAIYNFKDRIDIKFSDTLLYENPGIVFDYIGKVLEDNGELYYLQSYGYLSLGPNVTVLIKYTFPLDVLFYKRKAVEDRAKEIIGSIIKEGMSDYEKEIAIHDYIVNNTKYDYQNVLSDTVPADSHNAYGALIKGIAVCDGYATAFNILLKMAGVENKMVFGYANGIPHTWNLVKLDGQWYHVDVTFDDPVVNGGAIDVLSYRYFNITDNQILLDHSFDRSKYPVSATIPYTKIPSK; encoded by the coding sequence GTGAAAAAAAAGGTCCTTATTCTTCTTTTGATTTTTACTTGTTTGCTGAATATAAATATATCTGCTGCGAGTAATACATATTACAACAAGTATTATAACATATTAAAGGATGGGTTATTGCATAAAAAAACTACGATTAGGCTATCGGGATACGATTATTCAAAGTTTGATTTAAATGGAACAGTAAAGGGTATAATGACAAAATATAAAAATGCAAAGTATATAGTTTCAGAGATTAGATACGTGAAAAAATCCAGGACTTTATCGTATGTTTATGTTAAATATAAACCAGCAGGATATATAGCAAATAATAAAACCGAGCTTGAAAGTATACTGTTAAATTTAATAAGAACCAAAACGCCGACTGCTTCTATTAAAATAAATAATTATAACTCAAGTTATAATTTTAAAGATATAGTTCATTCGATAGATTTGTCTAATAGCAGGTATTTTTTAAACGGTTTTTCATACAAATTGTATCAGCTTAAAACGATTCCAAATCAGGTTATTGTTGACTTTAGCTTTAAGTATATTGATTTGTATGGATACAAAACTCCTGAAGCCAAGTATTATAACATATTAAAGGATGGGTTATTGCATAAAAAAACTACGATTAGGCTATCGGGATACGATTATTCAAAGTTTGATTTAAATGGAACAGTAAAGGGCATAATGACAAAATATAAAAATGCAAAGTATATAGTTTCAGAGATTAGATACGTGAAAAAATCCAGGACTTTATCGTATGTTTATGTTAAATATAAACCAGCTGGATATATAGCAAATAATAAAACCGAGCTTGAAAGTATACTGTTAAATTTAATAAGAACCAAAACGCCGACTGCTTCTATTAAAATAAATAATTATAACTCAAGTTATAATTTTAAAGATATAGTTCATTCGATAGATTTGTCTAGTAGCAGGTATTTTTTGAACGGGTTCTCATACAAATTGTATCAGCTTAAAACAATTCCAAATCAGGTTATTGTTGACTTTAGCTTTAAGTATGTTGACCTGTATGAATACAAAAATCCTGAAGCAAGACAGATTGCAAAAAATAAAGAAGAGCTTTACGCTGTTATAAAAGATGCTATATATAATTTTAAAGACAGGATTGATATCAAATTTTCAGATACTCTTTTATATGAAAATCCAGGGATAGTGTTTGATTATATAGGAAAGGTCCTTGAGGATAATGGGGAGTTATACTATCTGCAATCCTATGGATACTTATCGCTAGGTCCTAATGTCACAGTTTTGATTAAATATACCTTCCCTTTGGATGTGTTGTTTTATAAAAGAAAAGCCGTTGAAGACAGGGCAAAGGAAATTATAGGAAGCATTATTAAGGAAGGCATGAGCGATTATGAAAAAGAAATAGCCATACACGATTATATTGTAAACAACACAAAGTATGATTATCAAAATGTTTTATCTGATACTGTTCCTGCTGACTCACATAATGCCTATGGAGCATTGATAAAGGGTATTGCAGTTTGTGATGGATATGCGACAGCTTTTAACATACTTTTAAAGATGGCAGGCGTTGAAAATAAAATGGTATTTGGATATGCAAATGGTATCCCTCACACGTGGAATTTAGTAAAGCTTGATGGGCAGTGGTATCATGTGGATGTAACTTTTGATGACCCTGTGGTAAACGGTGGGGCGATAGATGTTTTGAGCTATAGGTATTTCAATATAACAGATAATCAAATTTTGCTTGACCATAGCTTTGATAGGAGTAAATATCCTGTTTCCGCCACAATTCCATACACAAAGATACCATCAAAATAA
- the panD gene encoding aspartate 1-decarboxylase yields the protein MLLNMLKSKIHRATVTEANLNYVGSITIDEDLMDAAGLLENERVQIVNINNGKRFDTYIIKGERGKGDICLNGAAARMVHPGDKVIIMAYCFVDENEAKSLKPKVVLVDENNRIEKFLHEEAKMTI from the coding sequence ATGTTACTTAATATGTTGAAATCTAAGATACACAGGGCAACTGTTACAGAGGCTAATTTAAACTATGTTGGAAGCATTACAATTGATGAGGATTTGATGGATGCCGCAGGCCTTTTGGAAAATGAAAGAGTGCAGATTGTAAATATAAACAATGGCAAAAGATTTGATACTTATATCATTAAGGGAGAAAGAGGCAAAGGGGACATTTGCCTTAATGGTGCTGCAGCGAGAATGGTTCATCCAGGCGATAAAGTAATTATTATGGCATATTGCTTTGTGGATGAAAATGAGGCTAAAAGCTTAAAGCCAAAGGTTGTGTTGGTGGATGAAAACAATAGAATTGAGAAGTTTTTGCACGAAGAAGCCAAGATGACTATTTAA
- the panC gene encoding pantoate--beta-alanine ligase, with translation MEVIRSVKEMKNKINEVKLNGKSVGFVPTMGYLHDGHKSLIEYARRENNVVVVSVFVNPTQFGPNEDFERYPRDEERDKKICMNAGCDIMFIPDKDDMYGDNYSTYIDVFNLTEGLCGASRPGHFRGVATVVTKLFNIVKPDRAYFGQKDAQQLAVIKRMVKDLNMDVEVIGCPIVREDDGLAMSSRNTYLNQDERKQALVLYKSLKLAEKMINEGERNANKIKEEMINLIKTAKDAKIDYVEFVDVENLKPVEIVEGEVLIALAVKIGKTRLIDNMTIKS, from the coding sequence ATGGAAGTTATAAGAAGTGTAAAAGAGATGAAAAATAAAATAAACGAGGTTAAGTTAAATGGAAAGAGCGTAGGTTTTGTTCCTACCATGGGATATCTGCATGATGGGCATAAAAGCCTTATAGAATACGCAAGAAGGGAAAACAATGTTGTAGTTGTAAGCGTATTTGTAAATCCTACCCAATTTGGACCTAATGAGGATTTTGAAAGATACCCAAGGGACGAGGAAAGAGATAAAAAAATATGCATGAATGCAGGATGCGATATTATGTTTATTCCAGATAAGGATGATATGTATGGAGATAATTACTCAACATATATAGATGTGTTTAACTTAACGGAGGGGCTTTGCGGTGCCTCAAGACCAGGGCATTTCAGGGGTGTAGCAACTGTTGTAACCAAATTATTCAACATTGTTAAACCGGACAGAGCATATTTTGGGCAAAAGGATGCCCAGCAGCTTGCTGTTATAAAGAGGATGGTTAAGGATTTGAATATGGATGTTGAGGTTATAGGCTGCCCTATAGTAAGGGAAGATGATGGGCTTGCTATGAGCTCAAGGAATACTTACCTTAACCAAGATGAGAGAAAGCAGGCACTTGTCCTTTATAAGTCGCTTAAACTTGCTGAAAAGATGATTAATGAAGGTGAAAGAAATGCAAACAAAATAAAAGAAGAGATGATAAATTTAATTAAAACAGCAAAGGATGCAAAGATAGACTATGTAGAATTTGTAGATGTTGAAAATTTAAAGCCGGTTGAAATTGTAGAAGGTGAAGTTTTAATAGCGCTTGCGGTTAAGATTGGAAAAACAAGGCTTATAGATAACATGACTATAAAATCTTAA
- the panB gene encoding 3-methyl-2-oxobutanoate hydroxymethyltransferase: MKNTVATFKEAKEKGKKLTMLTAYDYSTAKLVDEAGIDGILVGDSLGMVALGYENTLSVTVDDMVHHIKAVSRGAKNALIVGDMPFLSYHVSIEESIRNAGRLVQEGGCHAVKLEGGLDVLDKVKAIIKAQIPVMGHIGLTPQSVNMLGGFKVQGKSKEQIKRLIDDAKYLEDAGCFSIVLEAVPDEVARIITESVSIPTIGIGAGKYCDGQILVVNDMLGLFSDFTPKFVKRYRSLGEEIKAGIKEYIEDVQNEIFPDEVHSFKINKEVVEEIKKLY; encoded by the coding sequence ATGAAAAATACAGTGGCAACATTCAAAGAAGCAAAGGAAAAGGGTAAAAAGCTTACGATGTTAACAGCCTATGATTATTCCACGGCAAAACTTGTTGATGAAGCTGGAATTGATGGTATTTTAGTTGGAGATTCATTAGGGATGGTTGCATTAGGTTATGAGAATACATTATCAGTTACTGTTGACGATATGGTGCATCATATAAAGGCGGTAAGTCGTGGAGCTAAAAATGCACTTATTGTTGGAGATATGCCATTTCTTTCATACCATGTTTCAATTGAAGAATCTATAAGGAATGCAGGAAGACTAGTTCAAGAGGGAGGATGTCACGCCGTAAAACTTGAGGGAGGCTTAGATGTTTTAGATAAGGTTAAAGCCATTATAAAGGCTCAAATCCCTGTGATGGGGCATATAGGGCTTACTCCTCAATCGGTTAATATGCTTGGAGGATTCAAGGTTCAAGGAAAATCAAAGGAACAAATTAAAAGGCTTATAGATGATGCAAAATACCTTGAGGATGCAGGTTGCTTTTCAATAGTATTAGAAGCAGTTCCAGATGAGGTTGCGAGGATTATAACTGAATCAGTTTCAATTCCAACGATAGGAATTGGTGCAGGAAAATATTGCGATGGTCAGATATTGGTAGTAAACGACATGCTGGGATTATTTAGCGACTTTACTCCTAAGTTTGTAAAAAGATACAGAAGCCTCGGAGAAGAGATTAAGGCGGGAATAAAGGAATATATAGAGGATGTTCAAAATGAAATATTTCCTGATGAGGTTCATTCTTTTAAAATAAACAAAGAAGTTGTTGAAGAGATAAAGAAACTTTATTAG
- a CDS encoding Rossmann-like and DUF2520 domain-containing protein has protein sequence MSKMKIGFIGAGKVGSAFGRYLKENGLDIAGFYSRSIESSQSAAEFTGSKAMDIEELVNDCNYIFITTPDGVISEVWERIKKYDLKGKNIFHMSGCLGSDIFQGAKHLDADTYSLHPLFPFTDRNCFTFLNEVVFSVEGENIDKIKYFLNAAKLKYFVIDNKNKAKYHAAAVFASNYIVSIAKIAKEILLDCGMDEKYIVDAIYPLMKGAVSNIREKGIEGALTGPILRRDAGTIKLHLDNLDDFEHIYRLLGLAAVEIEKGKIEYKDEKLEAIENLLRGE, from the coding sequence GTGTCTAAAATGAAGATTGGATTTATTGGCGCTGGAAAGGTGGGTTCTGCCTTCGGACGCTATCTAAAGGAAAACGGTCTTGATATTGCTGGATTTTACAGCAGGTCAATCGAATCATCTCAAAGCGCAGCAGAGTTTACAGGTTCAAAAGCTATGGATATTGAAGAACTTGTAAATGATTGCAACTACATATTCATCACAACCCCAGACGGGGTCATATCAGAGGTTTGGGAGAGAATTAAAAAATACGATTTAAAAGGCAAAAACATATTCCATATGAGCGGATGTTTAGGCTCTGACATTTTTCAAGGAGCAAAGCATTTAGACGCGGATACCTATTCACTTCATCCATTGTTTCCATTTACGGATAGGAATTGTTTTACTTTCTTAAATGAGGTTGTTTTTTCTGTTGAAGGAGAAAATATAGATAAAATAAAATATTTTTTGAACGCAGCAAAACTAAAGTATTTTGTCATAGACAATAAGAACAAGGCAAAGTATCATGCTGCAGCTGTTTTTGCATCAAATTATATAGTATCCATTGCTAAAATAGCAAAGGAAATTTTATTGGATTGCGGAATGGATGAAAAGTATATTGTTGATGCAATCTATCCTTTGATGAAGGGTGCAGTATCAAATATTAGGGAAAAGGGAATTGAAGGTGCACTTACAGGACCTATTTTAAGAAGGGATGCAGGAACTATAAAATTGCACCTTGATAATTTAGATGATTTTGAGCATATTTATCGGTTATTAGGTTTAGCAGCCGTTGAAATAGAAAAAGGTAAGATTGAATATAAGGATGAAAAGTTAGAAGCTATAGAAAATTTGTTAAGGGGTGAATGA
- a CDS encoding SpoIID/LytB domain-containing protein gives MRRRRGKNKTPAVYKYIFLAAILLSIVSYFMFLIPSKIDCGIVIEKKQYKNYTRIKVLYDSKTRWVTISKKFNIDGVALDIDLKGIRVVKVTPLKSEKGRVYEKDTKSININDKYFDFADKVSYFLKESGEYKEVKSNIVIVGHSNYTFLLNADNKIKAVISEGFPEINNIRVGISNSEFTSLEHKSIILTSKKPLNIVSEDFNISTKKKETVTITLSGGKMKLIIESPKDAYQPRKDTLITNKRVFITASESPMKLTSLQRNNGYIPEYYGTLEIFIKDNKFRMINELSIEDYLKYVVPSEMPGFGGLEGYKVQTVAARTYAFSEILGGRFSKYGFNIDDTTNSQVYNERPTNELCIQAIQETKGKVLAYGNKIIDAKYYSTSCGLGAPYNEIYPEGQSSNPKPYLEFVDFTKKNINGIQSTEDAARFFKDWTINAYDSNSPYFRWKLTLTYNELISAINKNIYQRYTKNPDAFKEKWIFNFYRKAKISEEGISKIKDIYISKRGKSGVIQELIIETEDKTLKIIGSSNIKSLFIPKDDFIVETITGLKLKNISSLPSPFFTLDKLSTERGIKSLTIYGGGYGHGVGMSQYGAMNLANQGKKYTEILNIFYKDTEIKDYNDVITNSF, from the coding sequence TTGCGAAGAAGAAGAGGAAAAAACAAAACCCCTGCGGTTTACAAATATATATTTCTTGCAGCTATTCTTTTATCGATAGTCTCATATTTCATGTTTCTAATTCCATCAAAAATTGATTGCGGAATTGTTATCGAAAAAAAGCAATACAAGAACTACACAAGGATTAAAGTTTTATACGATTCTAAGACAAGGTGGGTTACTATAAGCAAAAAATTTAATATTGATGGCGTTGCGTTGGATATCGATTTAAAGGGCATTAGAGTCGTTAAAGTAACACCACTTAAGTCTGAAAAAGGAAGAGTTTATGAAAAGGATACTAAAAGCATAAATATAAACGATAAATATTTTGACTTTGCAGATAAAGTGAGTTACTTCCTGAAAGAAAGCGGCGAATACAAAGAGGTAAAATCAAATATAGTAATTGTAGGCCATTCAAATTATACATTTTTACTCAATGCTGATAATAAAATAAAGGCTGTTATCTCAGAAGGTTTTCCTGAAATAAATAACATAAGAGTTGGTATTTCAAATTCAGAATTTACCTCACTTGAACACAAAAGCATAATATTAACTTCAAAAAAACCTTTGAATATTGTGTCAGAGGATTTTAATATTAGCACAAAGAAAAAGGAAACTGTAACAATAACTTTATCTGGCGGAAAGATGAAACTTATAATTGAATCACCAAAGGACGCTTATCAGCCTCGAAAAGATACATTAATCACAAATAAGAGAGTTTTTATTACTGCTTCAGAATCTCCAATGAAACTAACTTCTCTTCAAAGAAATAACGGCTACATTCCAGAATACTATGGAACGCTTGAAATTTTCATTAAAGATAATAAATTTAGAATGATTAACGAGCTTAGCATAGAAGACTACCTAAAATATGTAGTCCCTTCAGAAATGCCTGGTTTTGGCGGATTAGAAGGGTATAAAGTTCAGACTGTTGCTGCAAGAACATATGCCTTTTCCGAAATACTTGGAGGAAGATTTTCAAAATATGGGTTTAATATAGATGACACAACAAATAGTCAAGTATACAACGAAAGACCTACCAATGAACTATGCATTCAAGCAATCCAAGAAACAAAGGGAAAGGTATTAGCATATGGCAATAAAATAATAGATGCAAAATACTACTCCACATCCTGTGGATTAGGTGCACCATATAATGAAATTTACCCAGAGGGTCAATCATCCAACCCTAAACCCTATCTAGAGTTTGTCGATTTTACCAAAAAAAATATAAATGGAATCCAATCCACTGAAGACGCGGCAAGGTTTTTCAAAGACTGGACTATAAATGCCTACGATTCAAACTCTCCATATTTTAGGTGGAAATTAACCTTAACCTATAATGAGCTTATTTCAGCAATAAACAAAAATATATATCAAAGATATACTAAAAATCCCGATGCTTTCAAAGAAAAGTGGATATTTAACTTTTACCGCAAAGCAAAAATTTCAGAGGAAGGTATAAGCAAAATAAAGGATATATATATAAGTAAACGCGGAAAATCCGGTGTTATTCAAGAGCTTATAATAGAAACCGAAGATAAAACACTTAAGATTATTGGTTCTTCAAATATTAAATCGCTCTTTATCCCAAAGGATGATTTTATTGTGGAAACAATAACAGGGCTTAAGCTTAAGAATATTTCATCGCTTCCATCTCCATTTTTTACATTAGATAAGCTCTCAACCGAAAGAGGAATAAAGAGCTTAACCATATATGGTGGAGGATATGGCCACGGAGTCGGAATGAGCCAATATGGAGCTATGAACCTTGCAAATCAAGGCAAAAAATACACCGAAATATTGAATATATTTTATAAGGATACTGAAATAAAAGACTATAATGATGTAATAACGAACTCTTTTTAA